Within Coffea arabica cultivar ET-39 chromosome 4e, Coffea Arabica ET-39 HiFi, whole genome shotgun sequence, the genomic segment TTCGGTGCATTCTAGATTTTTTGTCCAAGTTGGTGGTACAGCTTGAATAGTACTTGAAGCCTTTAGCTGCTGCTTGTGTCAGAGATATTATTTCCTCGTGATCTAAACTAGTTGTTTGGACAGATTGAAAATTTGTTAGATTTTTTGTGAACATATTTATCAATTAtcattttatctcatatatatcaaattactataatgatttttttacaaaaaaagttccaaaaaaatgcaatccaaacaaggattGATAAAAAACTTTGTCttcattttcaaaaaaaaaaaaaaaaactttgtctTCATTTTCAGTTACTCAATATATGTAAAGtgttttattcatatatattacTTTTTCTACAACTACAACAATAAAATGTAACTATATACTCTCTTCCTCCTATTGTAATTGTCATGTTTTCACTTTATTAATATATCAAAATACGAGTCAacatttcaaatttaacatatgcttttcaattttgtcatttgaaaaaacaattttttaaaatcccaatagtgtattatttaaaatattatttggaataattattgtagtactttttgtgatatgatgtatttgagataaaaaggtgattgggaatataaaaaggtgggttgggaaatgtgtttgtgatgcaagcgaaatattatttggaataattttggtATCGCCACCTCATCTAAATATTATAATTACCATGTCTCCATAAAAAGTTGGATTCCTAAAAATGAGTCTAATATTGGGATGAAGAGAGTCTCAAATAATATAACAAGTACAATGACCGGGCTGAATCACGTGGATTAACAACTGCACCAGCGTCCATTCCAATACCTAGCAAATCATATGCATGCTATTTTATGTCTTTTGTTTCCATCTTTGCAATTAACTTACCACTAATTGTGAAATATCTAGGgtgttaattaattaaaagggaaaaaagggaTTACGATAGATAAGTCTAACATATGTAAATTCctaaccaaaaaaaattgaCGGCTGTAATGGatataatagtagtaaattGTCTAGAATATGTAAACCAGACGCATAAACATCCAATGTGTGTAGaatcaagaaataattaaaATGAATCAATTTTGTATAAATTTTGTTTGAGATGCAAAAAATGCatataaaattttcatgaaagaGCTTTGGTTTATATGATTATAGTAATTGGTAGTTACAATACTTGGAGTGGTTATGCTTAGTTATATTGGCAAAATATGATTGGATGATTAGGGTAAAAATTAACTTTTATAAAGGtaaaattaaaaatacaaaagatgaCAAAAAGTGTTTACACCAATTTCCATTACTCAAGcattatatgttgtatagatagCATAGGCAACGTACGTAGTCTGTGATATACATAGTTTTCTTCCTTATTCATCTTATTTGAGATACATGTGTctaattattttactttttttttttttttgttgaaacgATAGATGGTCTAATTATTTTACTTGCTTATCATAAATGTGCAGTTCAAATTAGGTTTACAGATTTCTATCATAAAGTGATTTTCTCAtattaaataatattttgtaaCATGTTTATCCTTCTCCAaataaagcaaaataaaaggtgttatataaaaattaaagaaaagtacaaGTTCCCCTTAAGTAGGAGAAAATTTGGAAACATTATATACTTTTTTGTAACATATTTGAACCATAAATATTTTTCAGTTTTAGATTTTTAATACAAATTGAACTGTTTATCCATATTAATTCGATGGAAGGTCAAATTAAAACCTTTACACTTCTGGTGATAAGATAAGCCTATTATTATGCACGTCATTCATAGGTGGAGCTATTCACACATGAGCGTTTTGCACCTTATTTGTCCCCAAGCCCCTCAATTTTATAGAATTTCTTTTCCTTACTACATTGCAtccatttaaattttaaaaagttcATTCCTTGGTCTTCATTTCCTCTTTAAACTACTTGAATTGTCTTCTTCGtaagaaaatttttgtaataaataATTTCTACAAAAATATTGGATCTATTTTAGATCAAACATGACGTCATttcttggaggaaaaaaaaaaggattcgaccttttttttaacttaaacaATATAGTCATCACAATAATTAAAGTCTAAGGCAATATAAACTATAATGCATATTGACAATAAGTTTTAACTCTGCTAGAgagcattttcctattacacCGCCTAGCCATAGGTCCTGGCTCTGCCATTGACctaatttcttatttttggaATCAATGACAGAGGCTTTTCCCTTCGCAATGTGATGCCAACGAATTGTTTATTCATGTCAAGTTTGGCTGGGTCCAATCCTTGGGGAAGGAACCAATCAAATCCATAGACCAGTGATGCAAGAAGCAACTGAATCAGCTTGAGAGCCAAAGGATATCCAAGGCACATCCTTCTCCCTCCACCAAATGGCAGAAGTTCGCAATGGGATCCCTTGACATCAAAATTTGTGCTAAGGAATCGTTCTGGTTTAAAGATTTGAGGGTCTTCCCAAGTCCTTTCATCTCGTCCTATGGCATATGCATTTACAAGCAGCAAGCTATTCTTTGGAACCTGGTAGTTCATGACGCTGCATGTTTGCACAGCACAACGAGGCACTAGAAATGGATCCGGAGGATGCAATCTAAGTGTTTCTTTGATAAAGGCTTGTAAATATGGTAAGCTGGATAGGCGCTTCTCACTCAAGGCTGTTCCTTCAACGTCTATTGTCATGATTTCTTCACGAAGTTTGGAAAAGGCTTCTTCATTTCTTATCAATTCTGCCATCGCCCATTCGGTTACTGTGCTAACGCTAACGCAGCTACCAAGAAGTTCCTGCAGTGGATTAAAGTTACCAGGATCAATGAAGAGTTGCTATTGTTATGACTTAGTGATTCTTCTATCCTATTCAAAAACTATTAGTATACCACCAATGAAGTCTTGATTTAGTGGTCAAACATGTAAGGTTACGATTCCAAGAGCAACAGCCTCCGGTTTTAACACTCTGGTTGTGAAGTTGTAATATGATTATGTTCTCTCCGTCCCAGAATTTGACACATTTCAGGAGACGTGCTTTTTTTCAACAATTATGCAAGTAGTTCAAAATGTTGAGTCTCTTTCTGGTTTCACTCTTAGTGGCACTGGTTGTTACAAGAATGGGACAAATGAGAGTTGTAGTCTTTGTCCAACTCCATCAAATTTTGGAACATGCATGCAAGCTTTGTCATAATAGATGTTGTGTAATTCACACACATGGGTTTTATCTACTACTAAAAGAGCTGAAAAAAGGTCGTGGATCCCATGACGTTTTGATTGTTTTTTCCTACAATTAAAAGACCTGAAAAAAGCAGATGGTAAAATACTGGGTCCCATGATATTTTGAATTGTCAATCACACTCCCATGCAAAGTGACCGTGTCCTTGCAcactatttttgttttattagcAGTGTTGTTGATGTATCAATTCTTTAGAGCAAACATGATGTACATTGATGGCCCACGTATTCTTATCATTGCTGTATAAAAAAAAGTACGATGAGTCTTGACAATAAGAAGTGTAAGAATGTAATATATTTTGATTTTAGTTTTTGTTATGTATAAATTACATACCTTTTAATTAGAGCtattgcatttcaatgatgacattaatgagaaaaatgaaaagtttcaataaatttcatctcaaaatgtttgtaattgaaattaaaaacTGTCCATTTACATCTATATTTGCCAATCATTTCCATCATCTCCAATTATTGTATGTGTTAAAATTATCTCCAATTATTATAATCTTATGTGTGATAATTAAAGTCAACTATATTTTATATGCATATTGGTTTAgaagaaaatcatgattaataATAAGACAAAAGGTTATAAAGAGTTAATGAGAAGACAAAGGGTTAAATTGATGATTAGTTTCACTATATTATGTCATACTGATTAagtaaacttaaaaaaaaaaaaaaaattatcgatggttataaaatatataacaaAAAAGTTTACAACAATTGAAATTGATAAATAAGAATGTATCCGAATAAATATGTTTTAGCatatattttgctcaagttttGTTGTATGCACTAGTTTGACACATTATAGAAAATTTCCTCTTTTTATTGCTGCAATCCGAGTAATATATGCAACAACTTAGTTTAAATATGATAATCTTCCATCTTTAGAGTTTTTGTAATTGTAGAATGCGCTATAAACTTTTAATTGCTTTGTACGCAATAAACATTTTGTACAGCTGGCAATTGCTCAATTTTGTTTATTATATAGTTTTTTAGTCAACATATGCTAACAACTTAGCCTAAACATGATAATCTTCCATCCTAAAAGTTTTTGAAATTGTAGAATGCACAATAAACTTTTAATTGGTTTGTTGACAATAAATGTTTTGCACAACTACCAACTACttaaatttgttcatttttcttAACTTATATTATGCCAATAATCAAAGTTTTACACAGAAGTTTAGTATATTAAATTGTTTTATATCTTAGAAAAAAATGTTCACGTGCTAAGCATGTGAATTATTACTAGTTCCCAATAAGTGAATGAATGAtaggaataaaaaaaatgaaagcatGACATTTTCAATAGGACAGACGAAGTAATACtctatttgtctttttttttttttggtctaatCAGTTATTTTTATTGCAACTAATATTCATCTTAGTAAAACATTTATTTAACGCAGAAGAAGAAGCCATTATAGATATCGAAAGCAATGAGAAAATCCTATCGCCGGGCAATGTAGCAAAAAGATAGATTTTACATACCGTAAGGAAGTAGTAGATCTGATTATCATTAAACGAACTTTCAATCAGGATGTCTAAAAAGTCTCGGTTCGAGAATGCAACATCCTGCCTGCGGCCTCCTCTTCTCCTGCTGACAATATCACCCCACATCGCTCTGGTTATTTGCTTATACACTGCTGCTTTTCGCTCACTCCAAAAATCTAAAGCTCCAATTGCAGGATAAAGGTCGACTATGCCTGGATTGAGACAATCAAATACTTTCCTAATGGACCCTTTCAGTTCACCAACATTCTTCCAAGACACGATAATATCTTGGGATACCATAGCATTAGCTATAATATTTGCATTAGTTGCAAATAAAATGTCTGCAATGTTTACCACTTCACCATCTTTTGAACCCAAAAAGTCTAGCATCTCCATCGCCTTCTCTAGTCTAATTTGTGAATAGGATTCAAGTGCCTTAGCTGAGAAAAGCCCAGTGTGGGTTGAGCCACGAAGAAACCTCCAATTGTCATTGCATTCTGTCGCCACTGCAATTACAGAAGTGTGAACTTCTGGCACTATATTGGCTATTTGTGGAATGTACCTTCCAGATAGATCCCGATCATGAGTCTTGAGTATTTCTCTTGCTGCTTCTGGTGATGATGCAACCACCACCAGCCTTGCACCTAATCTCAGAGACATTAGAGGCCCATAAGATTCTGCAAGCTTGGTCAGAACAAGATGGGCTTTCCTCCAATCATGGCCGAATATGTTGCCTACGACCGGCCATGCAAATGGACCTGGTGGTAGCCGTGCTTTGCGTTgggcaaaaagaaaaagtaggATGGGAGACAGACATAAGAGGGAAATGAAAAGGCAACTATAGTGACCAACATCAAGACTTCTGATATCCATATTCTGAACCGGTGgtattgaaaaattttgctttcAATAGTAGTGGTCATAGACTTGTCACAGGCTTTCTGTGTCTACACATATATATAGACCAAGGATAGAGAAGGAAGTTTATAGAGCTTTTTAAGATATAGGATTGGGGTGATTCGGGCAGGTACAATTGTGTGAGTTGCTGTGtgtgcgtttttttttttttcaaaatttagtgTACGTCTGTTTAAATGCTTTTATTATTTAAACATTTAATTGGTTCATATGGTTGAAATTTATGCACGTAGCAGAGTCACTTGACCGAATATCAAATCATTTAGAAGAAAATATAT encodes:
- the LOC113742069 gene encoding probable (S)-N-methylcoclaurine 3'-hydroxylase isozyme 2 codes for the protein MDIRSLDVGHYSCLFISLLCLSPILLFLFAQRKARLPPGPFAWPVVGNIFGHDWRKAHLVLTKLAESYGPLMSLRLGARLVVVASSPEAAREILKTHDRDLSGRYIPQIANIVPEVHTSVIAVATECNDNWRFLRGSTHTGLFSAKALESYSQIRLEKAMEMLDFLGSKDGEVVNIADILFATNANIIANAMVSQDIIVSWKNVGELKGSIRKVFDCLNPGIVDLYPAIGALDFWSERKAAVYKQITRAMWGDIVSRRRGGRRQDVAFSNRDFLDILIESSFNDNQIYYFLTELLGSCVSVSTVTEWAMAELIRNEEAFSKLREEIMTIDVEGTALSEKRLSSLPYLQAFIKETLRLHPPDPFLVPRCAVQTCSVMNYQVPKNSLLLVNAYAIGRDERTWEDPQIFKPERFLSTNFDVKGSHCELLPFGGGRRMCLGYPLALKLIQLLLASLVYGFDWFLPQGLDPAKLDMNKQFVGITLRREKPLSLIPKIRN